A segment of the Kluyveromyces marxianus DMKU3-1042 DNA, complete genome, chromosome 5 genome:
ttgaaattgaactAGGgtgaaaagagaaacatATCTCTGACAAGAAAGTAGTGGATCGTCGAACACTagttgtttatttgttaCAGTATGCCACGTTTTTTGCCTAGTCTGAAACAAGGGTTCAGAAACCTTGCTACTACGGTGGAAACAGAGACTGCTTCATCGCAGCTGAATACATCTCGTCAGTCCGTGCAAAGCAGGATTCTAGAGTGGTCTCGTAAGGCTATTGATGAGGGAAAGCCACATTTCAGGGTTGGTGGTACAGAAGTTTTCTTTCCTAAGGCGAGGGTTATTCTTTTGAGGCCCAATGCTAAGCACACTCCGTTCCAAGCGAAGTTTATTGTTCCAAAATCGTTCAACAAGTTAGATTTGAGAGATTATCTTTTCCACCTGTACGGGCTAAGAGCACTTAATGTGACCACACAGTTGTTGCATGCGAGATACACACGTGCGACACCAGTTTCGCCTAGATACCGTACGCCacagatcaagaagatgactATTGAAATGGCAGAGCCATTTATCTGGCCAGAGGAGCCAGAGGACAAGAGTGCATGGAATATCGAGTTCCAGAAGGAGTTGGAGCAGTACAGATCTGATAGGATGAGACTAGGGTCAGACACAAACAAGCCTTCTGAAGCGTTCGGCGGTGCGTTGGGTCCATACCCTGAAACAGCCAAGCCATTTATCCCAAgatttttgaagagaagacTCATTAACAAAAAGGAGAGAGAGGCTAAGAGGGAAGAGTACTTGGAGCAGCTTGGAAAGGTCTCCAAGGTTCTATCTAAATCGGAACTAGTGTGAGCGTCGTCTCTTTTCGCTTTCACGCTTCCCGCTTTGTGAGCATCATCTTGTAAATATCAGATAATAACAACCGTTTCGACTATACGcaatttatatataaatcaATCATTATATATCATATAAAATGGGCAGCACCTCAATTGATTTTCCATTGATCAGAAAAGTGTCTTCTTCTACCTTGACCAACTAACTAATCAGACGTTTGTGCATACAAATAACGAGGACTTGATGTAGAGTCGTACGGGAAAAAGGCAAGAGGAAAGGACTGACAGGGAAGAGACGTGGTATGCAAACGTTTGTACTAATAAAATTGGCCATGCAAGTTAGACTATGCACCAAATGTAACTGTAGGAAAAGCGAATgtaaaaaatgaaattggAAAGGGGGCCCTTGCGTTAAGTTGAATTCGGATTAAGTATAGTCCAGGATTATATTGTGGAACCGCACGCGGGTAGTTTCGAGGGTGATGATTAGGGTTCATCAACTAAATAGTTgacaaacaacaacaacatatAGTGAATGTTGGGGTCTGGTAGAACATTAGTTACAGAAATGATTGATGTTGTTCTATAGTTGATGGacgaaagaaagaaaagaaagtaaaTGAGTGAGTAAGTGATTATTTCATGTGTGTACTACTTTATATCTTTTGAGGGACTTGCATTTCGATAAAATTGTAATCTATTCTGGGACTGACTGGTGGAGTGAAGGTGCACAATAGAGCCACTACACTTTCTCTTTtgcttttgttcttcttcttcttcttccgttCTCCACCCGACACGTATGTTCTCTAACTGATCTGTGCAGGTCCTGTGATCCATGGGATACTGATTCTTAACCTGTGAGTTAGAGGTAGCTTAGGAACTACTGCTACAAAAGTCGTTAAAACAAAGTTCAGTAGAAACAAGTGTAAGTCGTAGCGGCAATAGTGTGTGGAAACAAGGAACAACCCAATGGGAACCGTTATCAAGAACTTTCTTGTAGGGGTGTACAAGACACCATCGTCAATCTGTTCCCACATCGTAAGGTTATCGTATACGCCACCGTTGAAATCGAACGGTGTACCTTTAACCAAATGGAACATGATGTATGATCCGATAACATATGTAATGTTCGTCAAAGTCCACGACCATTCGTTGGTGACTCCTGGAAGCAAGTTGAAGAATAGTCGCAACAACCCGATGATGACAATGTGGATGATCCATGCGCCACGCTGGTTGACCCAAGTGGCATTCATGTTTGTCATCATTTGCTGGTCGTTTTCGTCCTCGAACGATTCTGGTTCAACATGCGATATTATACTAGAGGAGCGCCTCCTTCTATGGTCTTTGACAGGTTCAATGCCTGAGGCACTGTTGACGCTTTCTTGCCCATACGATGGGAACGGTTTCAATTGCGACATATCGGGGACAAATCAGGCTGCTAAAAGAGATAAAAAGGTAGAAGGTAATTAACACGTTCGAAAGGGTTGCAATTCACTAAACTGGTTGGTAGATGATGTGATTATGTAGCGAGTGTCTCTGGTAATATGCAATAACACACGAGAGAGGCAGGTGGGTTTCGGTGGGCGTTTTTGTCccttcaaaataaaatttaACTTTCGAATGACCTTCATATTCCGTTTGAAGAAAGGATATAGAAtagtatataataataataatattaatattatatgGATACCTGTCCAATCCTAGAGGAAAAATACGATAaaactgaagaaaaggGCTGTCAATGGGAAAGGAGAGAGCTGGCAACGGGTCCCAGGGGCCCAAACCAGCGCCTCCAGCGCTGGTGCCGAGGGGCCCCAGCCGATCCTACACTGCAGAGACGAACTACGAACAGGCTAGAATCTCCTTTACGTAAGCGagaataaaatattgatatagtatgtcacgtgacacaaaCCAAACCATCCATTACCCTTTTTTCCTATTTGTCTCTGCTGTCCCTTATGTCCGTGTTTCATCAGGAAGTTCCGGCCGATACAAAGTGTCACCCGGATAACACAAAGTGCAAGTACTCACACTCAGGCCCCCCAAACCAGCTCAGCGCAAAGGCAACGAATGCATTGCCCTTGCATTGCTTCTGCAAACAGGGTAGAACTCTCTCGCACACCCGTGCGCATATGTAATCATTGCAATGCCATTGCCCAGAGCAACTGTTTCTGATACTATAGCTAGTATCAGAGATTGCGAGCCTTGCCTGCGCTTTCCCTCAATTTCCCAGCGTTTTCCCTGCTGTTATTTctccaacaaaaaaaaaccctttGTCTATACGATTTAGAACAATCAAAGCTATATAAACACGGTAAAAAGCGAAGAAGCTAGTATGATACGTGGCGTctaataaaacaaaacacGTAAAAACACAGACAGCCTTAACCAGCACAATCACATCACACAATGGTCTCCCaattatttgaagaaaaagtatGTCCTGATGCCACTGGAAAAAGATACACACACCGCGCAAACCCGCCTCTCATACTAACAGAtgtttgaattgaattttcCTATTATTGAATCCTTAGGCCAAAGCGGTTAACGAATTGCCATCTACTCCAAACAACGACgagttgttgaagttgtaCGCTTTGTACAAGCAAGCCACTGTTGGTGACAACAACAAGCCAAAGCCAGGTATGTTCAATCTGAAAGACCGCTACAAGTGGGACGCCTGGGAGTTGTTGAAGGGTACTTCCCAGGAAGATGCCGAGCAACAATACATCGAATTGGTCGATttgttgatcaagaagtacAGTGCTTAGATATGAGGAGGGACAAACTAGCGTGGCCAGACCCCGCGCTGGGCCGCCGCCGCCGCTTGCCCATCTCATTTTGCTTTTAATTGTTGTCAATGCCATGCAATGCCATGATTATATAAACAAAGAgtgtttttaattttaaattTAATATCACATGATCACGAATttccttctcctttttCGTTACCCGGCAATCACAcggaggaaaaaaaaaaagaagtttccCAGTTTCCCAGTTTCCCAGTTTCTTTTACAGTGGCAAAATGCCGGCGCCAAGGGTAAGAGACGGCTCGATCTATGTATACGTTATTTACGAGTGCGTGTGTTCACCTGGCCATCCGAGGCGACAATGTCGTTGCCAATTGACCACACAGACACCTAACTGCTCGGAAAAGCGCTGTGGAAATTGCTCTTCTCTTGCCCAGATGGACTCCCCCCCCCCTCGAACTAATCCTCTTTTAGTCTGTCttagtatatatatcagaaatgtcaagaatatcaaaatataaaataaaataaaattaaaataaaataaaattaaaataaataaataaataaataaataaataaaattgtAACAATAACATTTGAACGGATAGCCAGGAGAGATAAGGCATTAGTTTGGTGAGTTACTTCATCGCACAACGTGCTAGGACTACTGGAAATACATACAACAACCAGAAAAGACGGTGTTCACGAGAAATAGAAACATATATTGTTACTATTAGCCAATAgtcaaattttttttttttattattatttgatatcagttgtttgttgttgctgcgATGTCTGCATCTGAAGTAGCCCAATTCTTGGAGAATATCATCGTCACACCGGACCCCACGGTTCGTCTCCAGGCAGAAAcgactttgaagaagctttccAATGATAATTTCTTGCAATTTGCCGGACTTTTGTCTCAGATTTTGGCCGATTCGTCGGTTCGTCTTGAAGCAAGGATCCTTGCTGGTCTTACATTGAAGAATGAGTTGATTTCGAAAAATCCTACCAAGGCCCAGCAGTTTGCCCAACGTTGGTCTACGCAGATAGATCCGGATTCTAGACACCATATCAAGCAGTTTACCTTACAGGCGTTGGTAGACCCTGAGACGCGTGTGGCTAATGCTGCTGCGCAGCTTATTGCAGCTATAGCTGAGATTGAGTTGCCGTTGAACCAATGGCCagagttgatgaagatCATGGTGGACAATACGGCCCAGGACCAGCCAGAAAACGTGAAAAGAGCCTCCCTCTTGGCCCTAGGTTACATTTGCGAAAGTGCAAACCAAAGTGACGAGACTTTGATTAACCAGTCGAACAATATCCTTATTGCCATCGTGCAAGGTGCACAGTCAAACGAACCTTCCAAGGTGGTCAGACTAACCGCTTTGAATGCATTGGCAGACTCCTTGGCcttcatcaagaacaatATGGAACGTGAGGGTGAGAGAAATTACTTGATGCAAGTTGTTTGCGAAGCAACACAGGCACAGGACGAAGATATCCAGGCAGCCGCATTTGGGTGTCTCTGTAAGATCATGTCCTTGTACTACTTCTACATGAAACCTTACATGGAACAAGCTCTATTCGCTTTGACCGTTGCTACCATGCAATCTTCAAACGAAAAAGTCGCGGCAATGGCTGTCGAATTCTGGTCCACCATTtgcgaagaagaaatcgatATCGCTTTTGAACTGTCCCAGTACTCCAATCCGGGCCTAGAGTCTTACAACTTCGCCCTGGTCTCTATCCAGGAAGTCGTACCTACTTTGCTACAACTTTTGACCAAACAAAACGAGGATCccgatgatgatgactGGAACGTGGCCATGTCCGCTGGTGCATGTTTGCAGTTGTTTGCTCAAAACTGTGGTAACTTCGTAGTAGCGCCCGTCTTAAACTTTGTTGAACAGAATATCACAAGCGACAACTGGAGGCAACGTGAAGCCGCCGTTATGGCCTTTGGTTCCATCTTAGATGGTCCTGATAAAACCCAATTGACCAGTCTAGTGCACCAGGCCCTACCACCGATCTTGAATCTAATCAATGACCCTGTTTTACAGGTAAAGGAAACTGTGGCATGGTGTATCGGTAGAATTGCAGACTCCGTTGTTGCTGCTATAGACCCACAAGAACATCTTTCTGATGTGATTAACGCTTGTTTGATTGGTTTAAAGGACCACCCAAAGGTTGCTACCAATTGCTCATGGACCATTATCAACCTTGTCGAGCAATTAGCGGACACTCCATCTTCTCCAATATACAACTACTACCCAGTATTGGTAAGTGCGCTATTGGAGGCCTCGAACAGAACGGATAACGAACATAATGCAAGAGCTTCAGTATTCTCAGCATTGACCTCTCTAGTGGAGTTTGCTAATGATCAAGTAGGTGAGACTACGACATCAATCTCTACCTTCGTCTTGGATAAGCTAGGCC
Coding sequences within it:
- the ACB1 gene encoding long-chain fatty acid transporter ACB1 — translated: MVSQLFEEKAKAVNELPSTPNNDELLKLYALYKQATVGDNNKPKPGMFNLKDRYKWDAWELLKGTSQEDAEQQYIELVDLLIKKYSA
- the KAP95 gene encoding karyopherin beta; protein product: MSASEVAQFLENIIVTPDPTVRLQAETTLKKLSNDNFLQFAGLLSQILADSSVRLEARILAGLTLKNELISKNPTKAQQFAQRWSTQIDPDSRHHIKQFTLQALVDPETRVANAAAQLIAAIAEIELPLNQWPELMKIMVDNTAQDQPENVKRASLLALGYICESANQSDETLINQSNNILIAIVQGAQSNEPSKVVRLTALNALADSLAFIKNNMEREGERNYLMQVVCEATQAQDEDIQAAAFGCLCKIMSLYYFYMKPYMEQALFALTVATMQSSNEKVAAMAVEFWSTICEEEIDIAFELSQYSNPGLESYNFALVSIQEVVPTLLQLLTKQNEDPDDDDWNVAMSAGACLQLFAQNCGNFVVAPVLNFVEQNITSDNWRQREAAVMAFGSILDGPDKTQLTSLVHQALPPILNLINDPVLQVKETVAWCIGRIADSVVAAIDPQEHLSDVINACLIGLKDHPKVATNCSWTIINLVEQLADTPSSPIYNYYPVLVSALLEASNRTDNEHNARASVFSALTSLVEFANDQVGETTTSISTFVLDKLGQTMQVDEAQLTAEDRQNLHELQSNILSVLAAVIRKNPQSVNPVADMLMDLFMKLLSKSDTTYVEDDVFYAISALASALGKQFQKYLETFSPYLVNALNQVQSQVCITAVNLIADISNSLEDDFKRFAPSFMNVLGQMLSSPDAKKELQPAVLSVFGDIATNIGSDFVPYLSQVMSVCVIAQNYKPNYNSSDALDYQYKLYESILDAYVGIITGLHDQPDALFPYTGSIFQFINLLADNPSVSLEESIARTAVGIVGDIAAMYPDGRLKQFYTQPWMTKFIKDVKSNQSFAQTTRDTARWAREQQKLQSNL
- the MRP20 gene encoding mitochondrial 54S ribosomal protein uL23m gives rise to the protein MPRFLPSLKQGFRNLATTVETETASSQLNTSRQSVQSRILEWSRKAIDEGKPHFRVGGTEVFFPKARVILLRPNAKHTPFQAKFIVPKSFNKLDLRDYLFHLYGLRALNVTTQLLHARYTRATPVSPRYRTPQIKKMTIEMAEPFIWPEEPEDKSAWNIEFQKELEQYRSDRMRLGSDTNKPSEAFGGALGPYPETAKPFIPRFLKRRLINKKEREAKREEYLEQLGKVSKVLSKSELV
- the ORM1 gene encoding protein ORM1; its protein translation is MSQLKPFPSYGQESVNSASGIEPVKDHRRRRSSSIISHVEPESFEDENDQQMMTNMNATWVNQRGAWIIHIVIIGLLRLFFNLLPGVTNEWSWTLTNITYVIGSYIMFHLVKGTPFDFNGGVYDNLTMWEQIDDGVLYTPTRKFLITVPIGLFLVSTHYCRYDLHLFLLNFVLTTFVAVVPKLPLTHRLRISIPWITGPAQIS